GGCAGAAACAGGAACGTTTGCACCTGTGCAGACACCCACCTGGATGTTTCTAGGGCAGAGTGGGAGTGGGGCGAGAATGGGTATCAGTGCTGTAAGCTTGTCTCTGCTTCGCCCCAGTTCTTCGTCCTGTTGCTGATTATTCTCGTTGCTGAGGTGATCTTGGCCATCCTGCTCTTTGTGTATGAACAGAAGGTAAGTTGTAAAGAACATGACTCATTGTCTTATTGCTGAATGTGGAGAGAATGCCGTGAAAAAGTTGGCACAAAATAAGTCCTATAATAGAGTTAGAAATGAAGTggaaggatggaggaaggagagattaATTGTcattgaggagagaaaaaaatttcatgaagAAGACTGTATTTGAGTGGTGCCTTGAAGGATGACTGGAAAACAGTAAAACAAGTATATCTTCCTCCTACTTAATTGCCTCTGTGTGTTTGGCAGTAGAGAATGTATGTCTCAGTGCCAAGGATAGCCCTTCCTTGAAttgcccttttttttcctttgtaaagcCAGACCTGTGGAAGGACAAGAACCTACTGTATAACTCTTCCTCCAAGGCCTTCTCACCCTCAGCACTTCTGCCCATAGATAAACACCCTTTCTGCCTCCCTAGTTCTGGAAGGGAGCAGCAAGTGTAATCACTAGCCTATACTAGAAATTCTTTATTCCTTCGAACCTACATGCTTTTTACAATGTCTCCTCTGCTGGACTGTGCCCTGCCCAGCTGAATGAGTATGTGGCTGAGGGCCTGATGGACAGCATCCAACGTTACCACTCAGACAACAGCACGAAGGCAGCGTGGGACTCCATCCAGTTATTTGTGAGTACAGATGGAATCCTTTTCATATCAGCCCAGACTTCATTTTCTAGCTTCAGTCCCTGGGGGCTAGTTCCTTTCCTGGAAGCTTCAGAATCTAAGGTCCACAGCCTTCAGGTCCAGAATAAAGCCTTGGCTATCACAAACAGGGGAGCCCAGTAATCAGTCTGATTGGTACAGTCTAGTTCTCTCTTTCACCCTTTACCAACTCAAATAGGTCCATTGTTCAAGCCCTACTAGGATGTGAAGAAGACCCAAACACATCACACTGtattagtttatatattttccaaaattttactgAAAACAGTAATTATATAATATCAGaaatttaggccaggtgcagtggctcacacctataatcctagcactctgggaggccaaggcgggaggattgcttgagctcaggtgttcaagaccagcctgtgcaagagtgagaccccgtctctactaaaaatagtgaAATAGTAGCCGGGTGTGGttgtgcacatctgtagtcccagctactcgggaagctgaagcaagaggattgatcacttgagctcaggagtttgaggttgctgtgagctaggctgatgccacggcactctacccagggtgacagagtgagactctgtctcaaaaaaacaaaaaaaattgctatTGAATTCCTGAGTTGCCCAAATTGGGCTTGTTACCTAGCCCCCCAGCACCCTATTTTTCATGCCCCTTCTCTACCCACAAACAAATATATTAGCTCTGCACTCCTGCCTTGATGTGTTGGGGGAAAAAGAAGGGTCAGGGAGCCTTGAACCAGCATAATCTGTGTCTTCAACAATACCACTATGACTACATGCTGGCCTAGTGTGGAGTAGAAGAAATGGCACAGGAGTTACATCCTGGAGACCAGAATTAGGTGGCTGTgtgaaagtcacttaacctctctagaTCCCCacctctttgctttttaaaattcagtttagaaaccattttattatataattttcagaCCTAtacaaaagtgaagagaaaaatagaaaaattgatctCTGGGTACACAAAACCCAGCTTCAACAGTTAACCTTTCGCTAGCATCATCTCATCTAATCCcctatttttttttgctataatattttaaaacaaatatgagacattttatcattttactcattaaatagaaaaataagaacttctTTTTAATAACCTAACATTTAATAATTCCTCAATATCACTAATAGAGtctataatttaatttctctatttttctcaaaaaatttttagttgaTTTGTTAAAGTCAAGATGTAAACAAGGTCTAGATGTTACATTTGAAAGATATGTCTCTCTAATTCTCTTCTAATCTGTAGTAGGATCCCTCTTTGTCATGCAATTTGTTTGTGGAAAGAAATTAGGTCCTATAGAATTCCCCACTTTATAGATCTGGCTAATGGCTTCCTCAAAGTATTTTGGTGTCAGAGAGTCATTGCCTCCCATATGCTCCATGAATCTAGAAGCTTGATGTAGTTTCTGTTTTGTGGTAAGGCTACCATAGCTGGTAATTCCTGTTGCATCACGTAAGCAGGCACATGATGTCTGATGGTCCTGCTTTCTGTGATCTTAAGACTGGTTGGTGGGTCCAGGTGTGATCATCCTGATCCCTCCATTGTAAAGTCTCCTAGGTGCCTTATTCTTgatctataaaatgtgaataaattgaACATGCCCTCTCTACTTCACAGGGGTCTTCTATGAATGAAATGGTATAACCATTTGAAAGCACTTTGTTCTAAGGAGCCCATAGTAGTCAGGCCAATTCTGGACTTTATGCCATGGAGTCAGATGTGAAGGGCCCACCTTTTCCTCCAACATCcacatctttttttctgttgactttCTAACCATCATGGTTTTGGGGGTTTGGCTTTTAGCTACAATGCTGTGGTGTAAATGGCACGAGTGATTGGAGCGGAGCCCCGCCAGCATCTTGCCCCTCAGATCCACTAGTGAAGGTAATTTTGTTGTCAACTTTTCTGTTATTAGcttctttgtttaaatttttaattgcctTGGAAACTGCAGTCATAGAGGACCTAGACCTCCTATCTAGAAATTGGGAAACTTGAATAAAAGAGAGAGCAGGGTGACAACACAAAGttaactaaaaaaattaacaaacaaaaaaacttggaACAAATCATTTAGACTAGGGACACTGTGATTAGTCTTGCTACACTAAATGATTACATTAGAGAAGGGCAGTTCGTGTGAAAGTGGCAGAGGGTTGTGTTCAGATATTTCTAGAGCAAGAAGTAGGTCTCCTTGTATTTGAAAGTGAAATTTATAGGGTTGAGATAGAAAAGCTTCTCCCTGCACctgtttctctgttctctctccttgGAGATGGCAGGATCCAGCCCCTTAGTGAAATGAATCATAAATGAAGGAGTAAGGAGTTGGAGGAGAAAGAGTTGGTGGAACTGCTGAAACAACCTGACCACTTAATTTGGACCTGAACAATAGACTCCAAGAAGAAGCCAAAATCATCTTCCACCTAGAACTAGACCAAATCCCTACAGTTCTGTCACCCCATCTTACCCACTTCCGAGGTTGTTTGAAAATCTCCATAATTTTTCAGGTCTTTGGAAAAAGACTAGGACACCCACTGACCAACAACTGCCCTGCAGCTTGGTAGGGCTGTGATAGATTTACTGACTGttgaagcaaaaactgaaagtCACACCATTTTAAGATTGCTTAGCCTGTATTCTCATTTGTGAATCTTAGGTCAGCACTGAGTGTTCAAGGAACACAGGACATCTGTTGTGTCCTGCCTAATGGGAGCTAGTTTAACTCAGTGAGTAAGGATCTAGGACTTCTACATTAGATGCCACTGTAATGAAAACAACACTAGAAAAATCTTTAGTTTAATGTTCTCTACTTCATGCCTGTGTCCTCATccatgcaaagaaaataaaagtacaataCCTGACCCAAGTATCTTTGTATTATATAAGGCAAAATACAAACTACTGTATCTTCCAAATAATCCTCCTGATAAAGTTGAATTATAGAGTGGGATCATTtgtacttgtaattttttttagggTTGCTATGTGAAAGCAAGACAGTGGTTCCACTCCAATTTCCTGTATATCGGGATCATCACCATCTGTGTATGTGTGATCCAGGTAAGAGCTTTACTGTAGGACTACtgtcagaattaaatgagttaaatcaTGTAAGGTTTTAGAACAGTACCATGTGGGCaataatgttagctatttttattagtatatgAGCCAAGTAACAAATGATGTTATTACCAATTTGATTTAAGGCTAAGAATGTCTATCTGGTCAATTTATTCCTCAAAGATATGAGTGATTCATAGTCAAACTAAAAGTTGCCAAACAGAACCCCACTTACATCCTTTACTCAGTTGGTCTGTAAAAGACTGTGATTGATGAACCATTCCACTTGAAAAGTTGACCTTGTGTGCTAAGGAGTTGATGATGAAAATataatcaattttctttttatttctgtgcttaGTTTGACAAATGAAGGGTGAATTGGGGGTAGTTTtgtgtccttttttattttgtggtatttctaacatttttctatCCAAGTGTTTGGTATACCACAGATTAGCTAAGACCCCAatcaagaagctcagagaaaaatgatttttctctgcTTGGAAACCAAGGAAGCATAGTACATGGGCAGAGGTGACTCACTGCACAGTGTTCAGTGAGTAGAACTTGGCTATACTAGCAGCAGAGTTTCTGTGACTTCCTAAGAAGACAAAAGATGTCCCAATACTTAATATCCTACTATCTTGCCATCATTGCCCCCATTTCTCTCTTCACTGCTATAAAACTATAGGAGAAAATGCCTGAGAGGAAATTGGAAGTAATGGTGGGAAGGGTGATTTCAGTGTGATGgatatgttctttttcttgcgAGCCAATCTTAGGGGTCATGGGAAAATGACTTCTCTTACAAAGACTTCACATTTCCCAACTCTTTCTGCAGGTATTGGGGATGTCCTTTGCACTGACCCTGAACTGCCAGATTGATAAAACCAGCCAGGCCCTAGGGCTGTGACCTGCAACTGCTCTGTGCTGGAGAGACTTGTTTCATCTCTGGAAATCCAAAGCCATTTCTAGCATGAAGTCTTAAAAGATCACCTGCTGGACTGGCATCTTTGCCCTCCTCCATCTCTTCCCTGCCTAGGTCCCTGTCACATACAACCAGAGAAGAGGGTGTTGGCCAGGCACTTCCCATCTTACACAGCAAGACAACCTTTTACCCACTGATGGCAGCAGCCATGTCTCTCAAGGTGGTAAAATTAATACCTGAGTGTTTTTTGGACATGAGAGGCCAAGAGAACCTGTGACACTAATGGCTCAAGATCAAAGGGTGGGTCCGAGATATTAATTTTTGGATTTTCCCATTGCCAAATTAGTCTCCAGCCTTTAAATCATGCCCAGTATACCCTCCAAAGTCAAGCAAGAGACAAACTAAAGGGAGTTCTGGGTCAAGACTCACTAGATCATTGTCACAACCCTCTGTTTCTTTTTGACTAGGGCTATGGCTATAAGAATGACAGAGTATATTTTTTACAAAGGGCAAAGTTTCATGTCAATTTTCTTATGAAAAGGTCTTATTGATTTAAGTCTTTCTAGAAAAAAACTATCTAGTGGTTCATATCCTGACTTTAACCAGTCTCTTAGCTAATAATCACATTAAGAAGAGGTCTAGTGTTATATCTCTATCAGATAAGGTTTTGGTAATGTACAATTTTAactcttcaataaataaaatagcttatGATCTCAATCACAACATTCTCATTCCTATGTACCAAACAGTCTTCCCTTGGCTCAGCTTGATTGCCCTGCCAGCAAACCAGGTGgtttatctattgctgcataaaaattactccaaaatttagtggctgagaacaacaaacatttataatctcacagtttttgtgggtcaggaatctgggagcaTGTTAGCTTGGTCATTCTGGTTCACTGTCTCTCACATAACTGCAACCAAGATGTTGGCCCAggctgcagtcatctcaaggCTCGACTGGAAGAGGATCTACTTTCAAGCTCTCTTACCTGACTGTTGGCCTCAGATCTTTGCCACATGTGCCCTTCCACAGGGTTGCCTTATGACATGGCAGCTAGTTTCCCCCATAGAAGGACACTTATACAGGGCCAAATATAGAGAAGTCAGAAGGGATAAAGAAGAACTGGTTTCTATTCTTGAAGTTTTGTGTAGGATCTCCCACCTCCCTTTAAGGAAAATTGGTCATTTCAGTGGTTGTCTATAGGGAAATCTACATCTTTTGCACTTTAAGTCTACATGATAGCCAGATTATGGATTCAACTTTTCAAGGATGTTGCTTTCGTCTGCTAAACTGCCAAATTTCAGACAGATTTTCATGTAATGTTTGGTGAAAGTGAGTGGTATTTCTAGTTCACTCTTACACTAAGAGTAGAACCCTTTGGAGTCTCTGACCTAAAAAGATCTCTTCTTATAGTCCCCACATTAAGGCAGACCCTGGAATATGTCTCCTATGTTCCTATGGTAGCCACCACAAGAAGAGACAAAAAAGCTTAAAACTtttaatagaataataataaaacaatatttattcagTTAAAGAAAAGTTAAGGAGAGAAAACAGTTAACACATTTGACaaatgtaaagaagaaaataaaaaggtaaaaaaatccTAATTTATCAGTAATTAAATTGAATGTAAATGGCTATATGAACTAATCAAAGACAGAAATTGTCacactgcattaaaaaaataagtccaACTATAAGAGAGATATCTAAAATTTCCTTCCACAGACCcactaataaaacaaaacaaaaataaaataaaatagcatttcaaaggacttaaaatatacagaataaatTTTTTGTTCGTAATTTACTTAGGTTAgaaatctacaaaaaatgaaaataaaaatatctgcatatatttagaaattaagaaatatgcTTCCTAAAAATCCATGGATCATAGAAGTcataatagaaattagaaaatattttaaactgaataataacACAAATACTACATATCACAATCTATGGGAAGCAGTTAAATCTTTGAGAGAATTTACAGCTTTAAATgtacatattagaaaaaaagaaagaccaaaaaTTAATGAGTTAGCAtctcaaaaagttagaaaaagaacagaaaaaaaaactaaacttttttttttaaatggaaggaagaaaaattaaagaaaagaagtaaaaaactagaaaacaaccTTAGATAAAGCCCAAAGtttattctttgaaaagttaataaaattgacaaaactcTGGTGATACtgggtagggggagggggaggagagaggggaagagagagagagaaacagaaagaatagaaaatagcAGGAGTGAAAAGGACATCACTATAGATACTCTGATGACATTAAACAGATAATAAGAGGATCATCTACCAGAATAAGCTAGATAATGCTATAGTAATAGGCAAattctcagtggcttaaaatgacagattttgatttattttcttcatcttttcctctattttaGTCAACATTGTTATTATAAAGTTCTTGTCTGATACACCCAATATTAGGATAACCTCTAGGTCTATTTCTATTGTCtgtattttcctttgattttgggTCATTTGGCTGTGTATCTTGGTATGTCAaggattttttgtttatatactgatatagtttgtatatttttcccctccaaatctcatgctgaaatttgaggttggaggtagggcctagtgggaggtgtttgggtcatgaggggcagatccctcatgaatggcttggtgttATCCTcacagtaatgagtgagttcttgctctattagttcacATGAGAACTGGTTGTTTAAAAGCTTTGTGCCCGTCCCATTGCGTCTTACTGCTTCtctgacacacctgctccccatTCACCTTCCATCTTGACTGGAAGCTGCC
Above is a window of Lemur catta isolate mLemCat1 chromosome 3, mLemCat1.pri, whole genome shotgun sequence DNA encoding:
- the CD53 gene encoding leukocyte surface antigen CD53, with amino-acid sequence MGMSSLKLLKYVLFFFNLLFWFCGCCILGFGIYLLIHNNFGVLFHNLPSLTLGNVLIIVGSIIMVVAFLGCMGSIKENKCLLMSFFVLLLIILVAEVILAILLFVYEQKLNEYVAEGLMDSIQRYHSDNSTKAAWDSIQLFLQCCGVNGTSDWSGAPPASCPSDPLVKGCYVKARQWFHSNFLYIGIITICVCVIQVLGMSFALTLNCQIDKTSQALGL